In one window of uncultured Draconibacterium sp. DNA:
- a CDS encoding DUF4133 domain-containing protein: protein MAIYSINKGVNKPAEFKGLQSQYLFVFAGGLLGTFVVFIVMYLAGINQWACIFTGLILAFVVVWLTFSLNRKFGRYGLMKLQARHNFPRRIINRRSIPRLFKTNRKEAV, encoded by the coding sequence ATGGCGATATATTCCATTAATAAAGGGGTAAATAAACCCGCCGAGTTTAAAGGCCTGCAAAGCCAGTATCTGTTTGTTTTTGCAGGGGGACTGCTGGGGACGTTCGTGGTTTTCATTGTAATGTACCTGGCCGGTATCAACCAATGGGCCTGTATTTTTACAGGTCTTATTCTTGCATTTGTGGTTGTCTGGCTCACATTTTCTTTAAATAGAAAATTCGGGCGTTACGGATTAATGAAATTGCAGGCAAGGCATAATTTCCCACGCCGGATAATCAACCGCCGAAGTATTCCCCGTTTGTTCAAAACCAACAGAAAGGAGGCAGTATGA
- a CDS encoding DUF4134 domain-containing protein, protein MKQINSYKIFITLFFTFLATAIFAQGDGSAGITEATNMVTSYFDPATKLIYAIGAIVGLIGGVKVYSKFSSGDPDTGKTAAAWFGACIFLIVAATILRSFFL, encoded by the coding sequence ATGAAACAAATCAATTCATATAAAATATTCATCACCTTATTCTTCACCTTTCTGGCAACTGCCATCTTTGCCCAGGGCGATGGCTCGGCCGGAATCACCGAAGCCACCAATATGGTTACCTCTTATTTCGATCCGGCAACAAAACTGATTTATGCCATCGGTGCCATTGTGGGACTGATTGGTGGCGTAAAAGTGTATAGTAAATTTTCAAGTGGCGATCCCGATACCGGAAAAACTGCAGCCGCCTGGTTTGGTGCCTGTATTTTCCTGATTGTTGCCGCCACTATTTTACGTTCCTTCTTTCTGTAA
- a CDS encoding TraG family conjugative transposon ATPase produces the protein MRNTFKAATLESRFPLLAVEQGCIISKDADITIAFEVKLPELFTVTTEEYEAMHSVWNKAIKVLPDYSIVHKQDWYIKENYKTEKPQQDLSFLSSSFERHFNERPYLNHTCYLYLTKTTKERSKQQSTFSTLGRGFIVPKEIKNKETVLRFVEAANQFEQIVNDSDFIKLRRLTADQITGTDAHEGIVEKYFSLSHGHNNTLQDLSLNPGEMKIGDNSLILHTLSDLDDLPAKVSTESRYEKLSTDRSSCLLSYAAPIGLLLPCNHIYNQYIFIDDHTANLARFEKMARNMLSLSRYSRANQINKQWLDEYLNEAHSKGLVSVRMHCNVMAWSDRSE, from the coding sequence ATGAGAAACACATTTAAAGCTGCTACTTTGGAGAGTCGGTTCCCGTTACTTGCAGTGGAGCAGGGATGTATTATCAGCAAAGATGCCGATATAACCATTGCTTTTGAGGTAAAGCTCCCAGAGCTATTTACGGTTACAACGGAAGAATACGAAGCCATGCATTCAGTATGGAATAAGGCAATAAAGGTTTTACCCGACTATTCCATCGTGCATAAACAGGACTGGTACATCAAAGAGAACTACAAAACCGAAAAGCCTCAACAGGATTTAAGCTTTTTAAGTTCTTCGTTTGAACGGCACTTTAACGAGCGTCCGTATTTAAACCACACCTGTTATCTATATCTGACAAAGACAACAAAGGAACGCAGCAAACAACAAAGCACTTTTAGCACACTGGGCAGGGGATTTATCGTGCCCAAAGAGATAAAAAATAAGGAAACAGTTCTGCGTTTTGTGGAGGCCGCTAACCAGTTTGAGCAAATCGTTAACGACAGTGATTTTATAAAACTCAGGCGTTTAACAGCCGACCAGATTACCGGGACAGATGCCCATGAGGGAATAGTGGAAAAGTATTTTTCACTTTCCCATGGGCATAATAATACGCTGCAGGATCTTAGTTTAAATCCGGGAGAAATGAAAATCGGCGACAACTCGCTGATACTTCATACGCTTTCTGATTTGGATGATCTGCCGGCTAAAGTATCAACCGAAAGCCGTTATGAAAAACTTTCGACTGACCGGAGTTCCTGTTTACTATCCTATGCCGCTCCAATAGGATTGTTGTTGCCATGCAACCATATCTACAACCAGTACATTTTTATCGACGACCATACTGCCAATCTTGCCCGTTTTGAGAAAATGGCGCGTAATATGCTTTCGCTTTCCAGGTACAGCCGTGCCAACCAGATTAACAAACAATGGCTGGACGAATACCTGAACGAAGCACACAGCAAAGGTTTGGTTTCGGTACGAATGCATTGCAATGTAATGGCATGGAGCGACAGATCTGAAG